The Apus apus isolate bApuApu2 chromosome 14, bApuApu2.pri.cur, whole genome shotgun sequence nucleotide sequence TGAGGAAACAACAGGAATCAATGTGAGCTATCCTCACCCTTATCCTGTCCCAGAACATGGCCAGAAACCGGAGTGGAAAGGGATGAACCCTCCTCCATACTTGGGACAGCCCACACCAGTGAATAACCCGGGTAAGCCTGAAAAAATCATGTACCTCATGTTAAAGAGGTGTCAAGTTGGTATGTAGTAGGTGCTGAGCAGAAGATTGAATATTGTGGTTCACAGGTGTTCCCCAccttccaaaatgttttttttgaaGGCGACAAAGGTGGATCAGTTCCTGCAAATCTTTCAGTATGCACTAGTATCAATAACATAATTTGGCTTtctgctgtttgttgttttttttttttgtagactTATTCTTAAGATAGTGTATTTCTGCAGTAGGAGATGCCACGGGGATTTCTCTTTGTCATTGTGCGTTTCATTGTTCTGAGCCTCAGGTATTTCAGAGTAGTAGCTGGCTCTAGCTCAGAAGAAGGTGATTatctatccttttttttttcttatttaccCATTGAGTAAACAGCATATTTCTCTGCTCAGTTACAGTTCAGACAGTGTACGTGCAGCAGCCGGTAGTGTTTTATGACCGCCCAGTTCAGATGTGCTGCCCCTCCTGTAACCAGATGATAGTGACACGTCTCTCGTATGACTCAGGGGCTTTGACTTGGCTGTCATGTGGTGGCCTCTTCCTGCTGGGGTACGTTGATTCCAATTTGcacttatattttttttctcacatgaCCTTTTATAGCTCAAAGGAGTAACAAAGCTCtcagttttgttgctttttgatTCTGCCTGGAGCCTGACTCTTTATGGTTTGAATAGCCTACATCAGCATTTAAGCCCCTTAGGACTTTAAAGCAGCTGTAGAACACTGGACTCACACATGTGTGATTTGTTCCTAAAGCTTCATGGCACCAGTTCTACTGATGGCTTTTGCGGGAAATGTAGTTTTCCTTCTTGTGTATGTAACAAGTGGCAAAACAATTGTTTGAAggatgtttttttattttattgcagatGCGTAGGTGGCTGCTGCTTAATTCCCTTCTGCATTGATGCCCTGAAGGATGTGGATCACACCTGTCCAAACTGCAATGCACTTCTCGGTTCTTACAAACGTTTATAGTGTTGAAATATTGATAATTGGTTGATGAAGCTGGTTAGCACCTCTACAAGCCCTTTCTGAAGCTTCATGGAGACCTCTGATTGTTCTGTGCATTCTGTCCCTGGAAACCAATCAAAAGTAATGTTAATTGCTAGATTGTTTGATTAAGAATTTTCTTGAAGGGTTTCTGATACAGGTCTGTAAAAAGTTTGTGTAACCTTTATGGGCCACTCAGTCCAGCACCAGTTGatagcagctgttttttttctgctttattcaaAAAACAGTTGGTGATAACTCTTCAGTTAACCGTGTCTCAATCCTGTTGCATGCTGGTGTGCTTGCTTACAGTCTCAGCACAGACCAAGAGGAGAGAGCATCTGTGGAGACCTATATAGTCTCATGTATGGTGTTGATGCTTTTACAACAGCACTGTTTATAAACTGGCAGGGAGTTTCTTGCCTCAGAGACAGGTGCCTCTCTGACAAAAGAAGTGATTTGTAGGCATCTTTTAATGAGCACTGAagttcactttaaaaattagcTGAAAGAGAACCAAACCTAAAGGCTTCTTCGTTCTTGGAGGCTGCTCTACCAAATAGACAACTCAGGTAATTGTGTGTCAATGGTGATTCAATCTAGTGAATTTCCTTGCCATTTTTAAGTCTAGTCATATCCCTACTCTGCAGTTTTTACATAGGAATttcaaataagtatttttttttcagtgttttttgtttggttagggggtttttaatgctgttttataagtctgtgaaatgttttctctaACCCAGTGGAAATGCCAATAGAGCCTTGGCTATAGCATTGGAAAACTTGCTTTTACATTTACATAAGTCAAAGGATAGGTCATAAACCTCGGCCTTATCTTAAGGCTTGAATTCCACCTGCAAATAGAGATACAGGACCTGTGCTTTAGGTTGTTGATCTGTTAACTCTTTCTTCATTTAGAAGGTAACATGTTTGCTAAGGAGTTTCTCTGATTACTTAGAATTGTACTCTGATTTTTGTAAATGAAAGAGaagttctgttttcagaaagttaAGCTGGGTGTGCTTATTTTAAGACAATGATCacaaaaaaagggaatgagGTTTCTGAAGGTTGAAGTATTTTACCATGTCATAAGCAGCAGACTTGATCTAAGTAACATTTTGATGAATTTGTATGATACCTGTCTAGAAAAGGAAGACAGGTGTTTAAATGAGGCTGTGATTCTCACACTGTATTAAtctctgtaaaaagaaaaagctaaaataaatacaaataaaaatactgcatttactGTTCTTgccaaatgtgttttctgtttggtataaattaaaatttcaaaagtCTTTCAGCACTTCTTGTTTGAAATCCAGGAGTTTCATGGATCACAGATACATCTAGGCCTTGTGTTAATTTAATTGGATTTTGTAAATTGCTGCTGCTTATGGGTCAGTCTGCAAGTGGTTTAAGAACTTCCTTGTACACTTGGAAAAGGTTTCTGATGAAGTGTTTTCCTGTACCATAAGAACTTCCATCAGGAGCTACTAACTGGCACGAGAATGATGGAGATAAAAAGCTGGTACTTTTGTGGCTGTGCTTTGACGTGGTACTAGCTCATGTTGTTTTTCTGCTACTGCACCACTAATGCTTTCCATGTTCCTTAAGAGCTTGGATGATGCTCCTTTGAATTTACTGTTGTGATGTCACAGGCACTGATTGTAACACACAAGTACCATGCAGTACTGTAAAGCAGATATTGTCATCTGTGTCTGTCCCTGTGTCCCTCCACCCCcagatttcacagaaaatatatttgttaatTTCTCTTCAGAGTAAGACAGGAAGAAGCAATGGAACATGCAGTTATTCCAACCCTGATGTTAGCTCGCATGATGGGgaggattttttgttgttttagtaCCCAGGTCAGTCTGGTCTGGATAATCCTGCCAGATATTAATATGGTGAGTAAGTCTTCAAATTATTACCTTAGCTCACCTTTTCTCTACAAAGTGGTGGTTGGATAATCTGAAGTAGTACCACCAGAATGCAGAAGAGCACTgacaaaaaaaagtgaatgtgGAGTTTACCTTGTTTTATGGGCATGGTGCATTGCATTTCTTTAAATTCCTCTAGTGGATTGAGAATAGGACACACAATGTTGGCAGCTTTTCCATCTAATTAAACATTATGCAAAACTTTCTGCTACCCCTTCTGTGCTTGAATTTCCTTAAATACAAAGCCTGTGTTTGTTCTCTTGTGTATGGAATTATCTACAGAATGCACCAAAGTAGGTAGCTTTGTTAAACTTATTTTAGACAGACAAATGCAGGATGCAACTTGCTTTGTGTGGAAGTGCTGTGTTTGATTACATTGAAGttactgtttgttttgaaaactggttatatttaaaataaaaaaaaattctttcctatCTAGTGCTTGTAATTGCAAAGTTATAacacctggaatgtttccaaaCACCAGAATGGCTTCAATGTTGAACTTAAGTAAATAAATGTAATCACAGGGTTAAATTTTTCAGAGACTCACTTGGTCCAGGTCTCTGATAAATGGCCTTCTCTGGCCTGCACAAAGAGGCTTTACACACAGAGCcacatttgaaaatgtgttgttttcctgcagtttccctttaaatagaatttttttttttttccagtttaaaactccTCTGGGTAAAACTCGCTTGCAATACAGCTACTCAAACACATACAGATATGGCTACACGTCCACATACAAGTGACTGGTAGGGAAAAAATAGATACCAAATATCATTAAGTTCAGTTGGAAAGAATCCCTCTTAATCATGCAAGAATAATGTGCTGTTTTAGATGTTTGACACACTTTTGTCTTTCAGCGATGTAGAGAATAGAGGAAGGCAAGATTAACACCTCAAACAAtgcattgatttttattatattattattaaaatattattaatattttggtgatttttttaataagcgAGTTGAGTTGTGAACAAATGTTCTCCTTAGTTGATAGATACAGAAGTGGCAATGCTGACTTTTGTGTGCTCATGCTATTTCCTCAAGTAAGTAAGGAGGGGGCTTAGGCCATCTGAAATCCCCCAGCCTCTCATGACAAGTTTGGGTGAAGCTATCCTGCTCTCTCACCTTCAATAGCTTTCCAGGATGACACTGctttctgttacattttgaCAATGTTAATTCCATTAAACTATTTTTCATTGACAGAACTTGCACAGTGTTCAAACCTAGTTTATTTCCTTCTGGCTCAAGCCTCATCagaattaaatttgttttgtcaTGTAAAGAGGAtccaaaataaaagctgttaaaaCAAGTAAAAAGCAGCTGATAGCCTTACAAGACAGATGTTAAGCAAGAATTGCTATTAATTGCAGTGTTTGTGAGAGCGCTTCTGGCAGTCTAACCACAagttgtgtgttttggtttttgtgttgtttttttttaagaagtgagTTGTGATTTTGTACTAATTAAATATAAACCATAATGGAGCAGCAAAAGGTGAGTATACTCTGTCATCCTAGAAACTATGAAGTCCTGTGACAAAGGTGTGAAGTGTTTATAGTTCAAGTGAATTGTATTTTATAGCTAATTAACCTTTGTGTGCCTGTTGTCTTTATAAGATCTTGCAGTGTGTTACAATTTCGTTATCTTTAGGAtgatttttaatgcatttctgtgAGGTGTATGATGTGCTGGACATGAATCCAgtatagaaatacattttctattgAGTGTTgtcttagtatttttttcacacCAAGACACCAAAAGGTGCATGCTGAAACCTGCTGATTTCAAAGGAACTGCTTCTTATTACTGCTTTAAATTGATTTTTGCTCcggatttttttgcttgtttaagAACCTGAAAATCTAGCGTCTGTTTGAACAGGTGGCTGTGTGGTTTGGGGATGCTAAAAGGAGCCGTGCTCACGTCTAGAATAAATGCAAGAGTGAGTAGGAGGCTTTTTGAaagtttttgtggttttatgttTGCCTTCATGCGACTTCTTGGTCTTTGTAACAAAAAAcgcaacaaaaaaaaaacaccccaaaaagcAGCTTCAGTGGGGCCCAGGGGCTGATTGCAGTGAGGGGGGCTGCGTGGCTGTGCTGGGCGCTGAAGCCGGGCTGTGCTCGGCGGGGACAGCGGCCCCTTCGCAGGAGCGCCGGGGGCGGGGGAACGAACTCGAAATagtttctctctctgcagccCTTCCTCGGGGCAGGCTCcgctcagcagtgctggagggCGGGTGGCAACGCCTGTCCCGCTCGCTCTGTGTCCTGGGGACCAAGCGCGCTCAAGTTCCCCCGGGCTCGTGTTTCGCGAGGCTCTTGCCGACCCGCGCTGCCCGGCCCGCCCTGCAGCCCCGCGCGGCGGGGGCGCTGCGGCGCGTGGGGgcggcagggggcgctgcggCGCGTGGGGgcggcagggggcgctgcggCGCGTGGGGgcggcagggggcgctgcggCTGCGGCGCGTGGGGgcggcagggggcgctgcggCGCGTGGgggcgccgggccgggcgggctggGCTGCGGGCGGGCTCGGCCTCCGCTCCGGCCCCCGCCGCAGCTCGGCcttccatcctcctcctcacgACCGCCGCCGGGTTGCCCGGCTTCCCCTCTGCGGCCGGGTGGAGCGGCCGGCGATGGCTGAAGGGGCGCGTTTGGGCTCGGTCCGCCCAGGCCGCGGTGCCGTGTGCGGCGGCCGCCGTCGCGCGCTGCCTCAGCCCTCGGCAGAGCGGCCGGGCCCCTCAGCGCTTCGTTTCCTCCAAGTAACCGGCCTGAAAAATGTTAAGTGTCTCACAGCGATACTcgggttttgggttgtttgttttgtttttttgctttggttttttttttttggctagtAATGCGTTTTACAGCGCTGGCCCCGAAGCTGTGCGCCGGGAACGTGTCCCTTCTGTGAGGGTTCCCCGCGCGCCCGCCCTGGCCGAGGGCGGCCGGATCCTCTCCAGGTCTGGTTTTAGGGTCCAGAATGGGTAAAATCTGCCAGGACACCCAACAGCTGTATGAACAGGGGTGTGGGAGCAGGGGctcgggccgggccgggggaggGGCTGGTGCGCGGAGCTGCGGGAACGGCGCTTCCCCCCGCGGTGCGGCGGGGCCAGACCCGAGTTCTGTCACAATCACGTTCATCTAAAATAACTTTGAGGGCTTTACAGAACAGACTTGACTAGTTTGCTAAAGCTTAGATTTTCTTGGCACTACTGGCGTTTCAGGTGCTCACGGACATCCTTGCTCTCTTGTGTGCCACgtggtattttttattaaattaattttgcagacTTGAGGACCCGTTAAAATGGGTGAATACTTTTCTCAGATTTACTGCCTGTGTCGGTCTCCTGTGTGTCTTTAAATTAGTGTGTTTGCAGCACGTGCCTGATTTTCATCAATAGTTTATATAGGACAGCACCATCCTGGAATTTTTTCTTTGGGAGGTTCTTTGTCTTCCACTTTTGGGAgtagtattttgattttttagaAAACTCTTTTGGAGGCAGGTAGgaaaagatgctttaaaaatgttgagcttttatttcagtcttgTACTGCATCCTGCACTTCCTAACATGAATGAGTGAAGTAGTAAAATACACAGGACACTAATGTTAGGCTGTTTTATCTCAAAGGTTTGACTTGAGCTTGCATTTAAAAGTCTACTGCAAATCAGACATTTAATTCCTAACTTTGAAGGTTCAATACAAGAGACGTTTTTGGTCCATCTGGTGAGAGTCTGCTTTGTTTCAGGGACTTGGTTACAGGCTCTCTCAGCATAGTTCATATAACCTTTCCTGGCCACCCTCTTTCCTAAAACTCTGTCGTTGTGGGAAAGGAGTTAACTGTGACCTGCATGAATTAttcttgaagaaaattaaaagtttaactgaaagagaaaaacgatttttttttttttaagagtttttttttcataagaaacCCACCCACAGTGCTCTAAGAAAGATTGGCTGTTTAGGGACAAAAAGGTTTCtgaaagagctgctggtgtttgAGTAGGAGATGAAATGACtaataaaatgtctttgtaCCAAGAAAGAGTTCAGATTTGAGCACATGCTTATTTTTTGGGATGTCTTTATGCTTAAAATTAAGCACCTATTTATGTACTTTGCTGACTCTGGACATTGGTGTCATACATGAGTTTAACATAAAGTGGCAAACATTATAAAGTgtcaaagtaatttaaaaaggaGCTTATGTTTGCCTCTCCGATGGATTACTAATGTTGTCCTTGACATGGGGTAGGGCTACAAATGCTCTGCACACAAAAACTGCTTGTTACTTGTTGCTGCTGGGCTATGTGGTTCTCAGGAGAGTCATGGGAAGAAAGTCCCTTTAATTCCAATTTTGATaatcccactgatttcagtgtaaattttatgcttttaagTTATTTTGCAATAGCTATGCAAAATGTGTTGAAAAATCTTTCAGTATAAACAGTTAATAGGCTACTGTGCAGAATGAACAATAGTAGTgattcaaaaaataattatcccAATATAGCAAGTTTCTGGTAAATTCATTATGTTTTTATATTCATGCTCAGCTAATAACTTACCTGCTTCTATCCATATTGTTGATAGTAGACCAAGAGCTGAATGACTACAGAATAGTGCATGGAGCAGTTATGCCTAAATGAACTGtaatcttaaaatgaaaataagagtGTGTACAAGACTGAGTAACTCAGTAGAGTAAAAATGGCAAGTGCAGCAAGTTATAAAATTTGCACAGTGGAATCTCTGAAACAGTTTCAAAATTagaatattctgaaaaatcagtGGACACAAAAGAAGGCTTTCTCAGCACTTTGGGTCGATTACAGGAAATCCAAGCTGCTGTTGAAATCTTCAGACCTAAACTCTCCCAGTTTGGCATTTGTTAGATATGGGATTTTGATAGAGGGGCCTAGATTTCattgtgaaatatttaattaattcttCAGGCTTGCCTTGCTCTCTGTCATCTTTGGTCATAGATCTATGCAAATCTATGTGAGAAGTTGCTCTCCCTTTAAGTAAACTTCATAAGCATTTTGAACTGAGCAGATGTTATCTGGTGAAGAAAGTAAGTTCAGACAAGAGATTGTGACAACACAAGCTTAGTAGGGGAGAGTGGTACCAGTGACTAGCATCATTATCTGTTATTTCTATTTTAGAGTCTGAAGGAGACACTAGCTCAGGGTAAACCAGAGAGGCTTTTAAAGCAGGTTAAGAtgtggcagcaggagaaaatggATCTTTACCTGTGCACTTCAGCTTGCTTGAGAAGTTCTTGGCATGCAAGTGTAACTGTTCTTAGAGTGTCTCCATGGCGTAAGGGATCATCGATCCTGTtatgtttgaaaaataatcatGGCCATAGGCTGCAGGGATGGGTTGTGACCAGACCTCCAGTTTGAGGAGAATGAGTCAGTAGAAGGTGGGTGGTGAATCTTCCACAAGCAGGAGTAGAAGGTTTGTGTGACAAGTTCAGTGAACCCTGGAAGACCTATGTCTGACATGTTGTAAAAACCTGATTACTACCAGAAGGACTGTACTTCAgtggctttatttatttatttttattatttaggtGCAGTTTCATCCTTCTTAGGTTTGGGACTTTGGTTGAAGAGATGACCTGCCTCCCATGAACTTGCTTGCTGCCATTGGAAGCACCTTACCCAAAGCCCCAAGGCTTTTGCTTTAATCCTGTGTACTTTTTGGTTAATTCATCAGGGAACAATTGCTAGGGTAATTTTAATATctgtctatttatttatttaaaacttgctGTATTGGACTATTTTGAGCATTTGCTGTGTTATGATGTTGTATACTTACAATTTCCTTGCAGTTTTGTAGAATTTCTAATAGGTTcacttctctctttttattcaAGAACGCTGAAATGCTGTTAAGAGGTTGGATGAGATGTTTCGGTCTCTCCTCTTTACTACACACGCACACCCTCCCCTCTGCAGGCTACCCTGCTAGAGCCCCTCCTCTGGCTGCAAGAGAGGAGTTGAAATAGTGAGCTCCTGCTTTGTGAAGgaaattttctttcactgcCTTGTTCAGAGGTGCCTTTGAGAGGAGAACTGATGCGGTTTTGTTAACTTCTGGGCTGAGGAGGTGATTTCGATAGCCATGGGCCTGCACGCCATCATTTTACTCTGTGCTTTTGTGGCAGGAGCTTCAGGGAGTAAGtagaagaaacttttttctttgctaagaTTGATCTCTTTcagtgcaaaatatttctgctaaGGAATGATCTCACTGGCAAAATCTCTTGAGATTCTCTAAATTATATTACAGCATGTAAATTTGCAGGAACTCATGTAACAGCTTCATCTTGATTTTCTGTGTAGTGCAGCAGTTCAGGTGGGAGGGCATTGTACCTGTGAAGGGGTGCAGTTAAATAGTGCAACTTCCTTCAGCATTACTAGGAAAAGCAACAAGCAGTAAGACTGTGCCAGGCAATTAATTATCTCACCAGAAAATAACACGCTAGTATCATGTTCTAAAATTGCACTCACTTTGGTATTgggcagattaaaaaaaagtcttaataGGTCATGAAATATCAATAATGTGGTCCTTTGTTACTCTTGTCAAAACTTATCTGAAAACAGGTAAGATCGTGCTGGTTTttgaacaaaaatatattatggaagaaaatttaaaatttaaaaagaacaaagagcaGAAACTCTAAATTTAGGCATCTTAAAGTTAACAAAGTGCCTGATTGTCCAAGGTGCTCAGCCTACCACACTATCAGTCATGCTTAAAAATTCTGAGCACAGCATTCAGGTATCCACGTGGGAGCTGAGAGAAGTCTTACATTTGGTCCTGGAGAGGTGTGCTCAACATCTTAACAGAGATTAATTTTCCAAGTTTGTCTTACtatatttatttcaagattCTTTAAAAATTTCTACTGATTTCTTAATTAAAAGCCATTAAcactgtttaaaagaaaaggatgaGGTAGATAGTCCTTTTCTTACCTGACCCACTAGATATGTAAGGATTATATTTTTCCCCAAGGGAGACCAATAAGCgtatttctttctgttgaaaTGCACTTGGAATGTTAAAGTTTGTGCACGTTTTAAGTATAGATAGGCATGTTTATGAAAATTAGAAGTTGTGATAATTCTTACATGTTATGTGACCTGGTCTCTCTATGCTagaaagtgtttgttttgtagTATCTGTAGCACTAGGACCaagtttgctttaaaataatgttattcaTACTTTTAAAGGTAAAATCTGAAGTTCCACACAGAGAAttaattctgtgaaataaaaggaGTGTTTGTTgggagaaaaatgtgattttactCTTCAGAAACTCACATTTTAATTTGggattaaaaatgtatgtaggtgctgaagaaacaaatactttttaatttttgttccaaAACCTTCTTGGAAGTGAATTCCTGTCTTTCCTACTTGAATTTGCTGCCCTATCATTTAAAGTCTGAGTGGAAGTCATGCTAGAGAACAGGCTCTCCAGTGTTAAAGGATGTCTTAACTAACTGCCAGCCTTGAGTTGCGATGTTTAAGTGTTCCTTAGTgtgctgaggctggaaaagcttttctttgaaaaatcttaGTTAAGTAGAATTTTTTCCCTCACTGCAATAAAGTTAAAAGTCTGCGGGTATGAAGAAGTGTGGtgtataaaatatgtatttcttcctTGGATTAAGAAcccctttttcatttctgtggtaATCCACGGAATTGTTGCATTTCCATACCTACCTCAATAAATAAACTAAGGTATCCTGTTCCTTTCTGAATGTGCTTGTATGGTATAGATGTGCGGAAAGGGGCAAGAGCAAAGTCTTGTCCCTGTATACTTGATAGCAAAACTCTCatggatactttttttttgagagcCATGCTTTGGTTTCAGTTGTTTCACTGTAAATGGTAAGCAGCAGGTCTGTCCTGAGCTGCACACAAactttcagtgcttttctgttattttaccTGTCATTGCAGGATCCTTGGAGAGTTTAAATTATGGAGCTTCCTGTTTTGTGGAGTGTGTAGGTGAGTAAAGCGACTATATTCAGGCCTTGCATGTGATAAGGGAGGAGGGATTTGAAAAACTTCCTTCTGTTCTGTTCATAGAACAGTGATACTTCTGAGTGATTGGTATTCAGGGAAGCGGTGGAGAAGTTCCACTAAACTTTACCAGACTCAGACCTGCTCAAAGGTTGTGTTCTGTGAGCTCAGAAAACTTGTAGACATTAGAGCTAAGCAA carries:
- the LITAF gene encoding lipopolysaccharide-induced tumor necrosis factor-alpha factor produces the protein MSAPSGAPFPSAPPSYEETTGINVSYPHPYPVPEHGQKPEWKGMNPPPYLGQPTPVNNPVTVQTVYVQQPVVFYDRPVQMCCPSCNQMIVTRLSYDSGALTWLSCGGLFLLGCVGGCCLIPFCIDALKDVDHTCPNCNALLGSYKRL